The following coding sequences lie in one Peribacillus frigoritolerans genomic window:
- a CDS encoding PTS sugar transporter subunit IIA, which translates to MIGIVLTGHGSFPTGMLESVQLIAGEIKQVEVIPFEEDVTILEQVLFKAIDNVETGAGVVCFTDLAGGTPFNVCSRIASDKDNIRVVAGTNLPMLLSGFFHRELSLDAFIDKILKDGKENIKEFKKIQQQTEEDVAGI; encoded by the coding sequence ATGATTGGAATTGTGCTAACAGGACATGGTTCTTTTCCAACTGGAATGCTTGAGTCGGTCCAGTTAATTGCTGGAGAAATAAAGCAAGTAGAGGTTATTCCATTTGAAGAAGATGTAACAATTTTAGAGCAAGTTTTATTTAAAGCTATTGACAATGTAGAAACAGGAGCAGGAGTGGTATGTTTTACAGACTTAGCGGGTGGAACTCCATTTAATGTGTGTTCTAGGATTGCTTCAGATAAAGATAATATTCGGGTAGTAGCTGGAACAAACTTACCTATGTTGTTGAGCGGATTTTTTCACCGAGAACTCAGTCTCGATGCATTTATCGATAAAATCTTAAAAGATGGTAAAGAGAATATAAAGGAATTTAAAAAAATACAGCAACAAACAGAAGAAGATGTAGCTGGAATATAA
- a CDS encoding PTS system mannose/fructose/sorbose family transporter subunit IID yields MASNHYEDETEAPDLQQKQLRILVWRSLLLQASFNYERMQSAGWLYSILPGLRHIHKNKKDLSKSMKDHMEFFNTHPFLVTFIMGVILAMEQKKEDREAIRGIRVAMMGPLGGIGDALFYLTLLPITAGIGASLAVEGNPLGPIVFLISFNIIHFGVRFGLMNYGYKTGVKAIVKLKDGTKFVSRAASIVGLTVVGGLIATYVAFNVKYVWKSGDAKLNIQSDVLDMIMPAMLPLLYTLLMYWLLKKGRSPLMLIGLTVVVGLIGSYFNIL; encoded by the coding sequence ATGGCATCTAATCACTATGAAGATGAAACTGAAGCTCCGGATTTACAACAGAAGCAATTACGAATCCTAGTATGGCGTTCTTTACTATTACAAGCATCTTTTAACTATGAACGTATGCAATCGGCCGGATGGCTTTACTCCATTTTACCAGGTCTAAGGCATATCCATAAAAATAAAAAAGATTTAAGTAAATCAATGAAAGACCATATGGAATTCTTTAATACGCATCCGTTTTTAGTAACATTTATTATGGGTGTGATTTTAGCAATGGAACAAAAGAAAGAAGATAGAGAGGCTATTCGTGGTATTCGTGTTGCTATGATGGGTCCACTTGGTGGTATAGGGGATGCATTGTTTTATCTTACTTTATTACCGATTACAGCGGGAATAGGTGCTTCATTAGCGGTAGAAGGGAACCCCCTTGGACCGATTGTATTTCTAATCTCATTTAATATTATTCACTTTGGTGTCCGGTTCGGATTAATGAACTATGGATATAAAACAGGTGTTAAAGCAATTGTGAAATTAAAAGATGGTACAAAATTCGTTTCCCGCGCTGCATCAATTGTAGGTTTGACAGTAGTTGGCGGATTAATTGCCACTTATGTTGCATTTAACGTTAAATATGTTTGGAAATCCGGAGACGCAAAATTAAATATCCAATCAGATGTATTAGATATGATCATGCCAGCGATGCTGCCGTTATTATATACGTTACTAATGTACTGGTTACTTAAAAAGGGGCGTTCTCCTTTAATGCTGATTGGCCTAACTGTTGTAGTCGGTTTAATAGGATCTTACTTTAATATCTTATAA
- the agaW gene encoding PTS N-acetylgalactosamine transporter subunit IIC has protein sequence MLVEALLIALWAGIIGVDLFNGLTHIHRPVVTGLVVGLILGDVQTGLIVGGTLELIWMGMVPLAGAQPPNVVIGGVIGTAFGIIAGQDPKVAVGVAIPFAVAVQGLITLFFTLFAPMMHKADQYALEANYKGIERINYLGLFILFTFYAVIAFLPIFFGAEKASGFVETVPQWIIGGLSIAGGIMPAIGFAMLLKIMMKVEYIMFFIIGFVAAAYLEMPILAIALIGLAIALYDFYQNKEKQGPDKYQPSEEEITDGI, from the coding sequence ATGTTAGTCGAAGCATTATTAATTGCTTTATGGGCTGGGATTATCGGTGTCGATCTATTTAATGGATTAACCCATATTCACCGTCCGGTAGTTACGGGACTTGTAGTTGGTCTAATTTTAGGGGACGTTCAGACTGGTTTAATAGTTGGAGGAACTTTGGAGTTAATATGGATGGGTATGGTGCCGCTTGCTGGTGCACAGCCACCGAACGTTGTTATTGGGGGAGTGATTGGAACAGCATTTGGTATTATTGCTGGTCAGGACCCAAAAGTTGCAGTTGGGGTGGCAATACCGTTTGCTGTAGCAGTACAAGGGTTAATTACCTTGTTTTTCACATTATTTGCACCAATGATGCACAAAGCCGATCAATATGCACTAGAAGCAAATTATAAAGGGATTGAACGAATAAATTATTTAGGCTTGTTCATTCTGTTTACATTTTATGCAGTTATAGCGTTTTTACCCATTTTCTTTGGAGCGGAAAAAGCATCAGGATTTGTTGAAACAGTACCACAATGGATTATTGGCGGATTGTCCATAGCCGGAGGGATTATGCCAGCCATTGGATTTGCGATGTTATTGAAAATTATGATGAAAGTCGAATATATCATGTTCTTTATTATAGGATTTGTCGCAGCAGCTTATTTAGAAATGCCAATTTTGGCAATCGCATTAATTGGTTTGGCAATCGCCTTGTATGATTTTTACCAAAACAAAGAAAAACAAGGTCCAGATAAATATCAGCCTAGTGAGGAGGAAATCACCGATGGCATCTAA
- the agaV gene encoding PTS N-acetylgalactosamine transporter subunit IIB — MSAPNILLTRIDNRLIHGQVGVTWVNHLGANLIVVANDKVSTDEIQQNLMDMVLPDVIQSRYFSLQKTIDVIHKASSRQKIFLVVKDVHDALALKEGGVQIEQLNIGNMHYEEGKKQISSTVSVDEKDIAAFKRLGELGVKLDLRRVPSEKGLNILDLF, encoded by the coding sequence ATGTCAGCTCCAAATATTTTATTAACCAGAATCGATAATCGTTTAATACATGGTCAAGTGGGGGTTACATGGGTCAACCATCTGGGGGCAAACTTAATTGTCGTTGCAAATGACAAGGTATCCACAGATGAAATTCAACAAAATTTAATGGATATGGTATTGCCTGATGTTATTCAATCACGCTATTTTTCATTACAAAAAACGATTGACGTCATTCATAAAGCGTCTTCTCGTCAAAAAATATTCTTAGTTGTAAAAGATGTGCATGATGCATTGGCGCTAAAGGAAGGCGGAGTGCAAATTGAGCAGTTGAATATTGGAAATATGCATTATGAAGAAGGGAAAAAACAGATTTCCTCTACTGTATCTGTTGATGAAAAAGATATCGCTGCATTTAAACGTTTGGGAGAACTAGGCGTGAAGTTAGATTTAAGAAGAGTACCAAGCGAAAAGGGACTAAATATATTAGATTTATTTTAA
- the lacD gene encoding tagatose-bisphosphate aldolase, with protein sequence MLDLTKNKLEALKRLSDENGVIGALAIDQRGSLKKMIASGDANLVGDDGIIRFKELVSEELTPFATAILLDPEYGLPAAKVRDKNAGLLVAYEKTGYDASEVGRLPDLLPECSVKRLKEAGADAIKFLLYYDVDEEEKINNYKHVYMERVGSECAAEDLPFFLEIVTYDAENNDVKSKEYAKVKPNKVIRAMKEFSKPQYQVDVLKVEVPIDMNFVEGYAEGETVYSKEEAAFLFKEQSEATELPFIFLSAGVSAKLFQETLKFARESGSTFNGVLCGRATWKDGVASFAISGEQAGRAWLQDTGKRNIEELNVVLKETASSWFEKVK encoded by the coding sequence ATGTTAGATCTCACCAAAAATAAATTAGAAGCTCTTAAACGCTTATCGGATGAAAATGGCGTGATTGGAGCATTAGCCATCGATCAACGTGGCTCTTTGAAAAAAATGATTGCGTCTGGCGATGCAAATCTAGTGGGAGATGATGGTATCATCCGTTTCAAAGAATTGGTTTCTGAGGAATTAACACCATTTGCAACCGCTATACTTTTGGACCCAGAATATGGTCTGCCGGCAGCAAAGGTCCGCGATAAGAACGCAGGTTTATTAGTGGCCTATGAAAAAACCGGTTACGATGCCTCAGAAGTGGGCCGGTTGCCTGATTTATTACCGGAATGTTCAGTAAAACGTTTGAAGGAAGCCGGTGCTGATGCTATCAAATTCTTACTTTATTATGATGTAGATGAAGAAGAGAAAATTAATAACTATAAGCATGTCTATATGGAACGTGTTGGATCCGAGTGTGCGGCTGAGGATCTTCCATTTTTCTTGGAAATTGTCACTTATGATGCGGAAAATAATGATGTAAAAAGTAAAGAGTACGCAAAAGTGAAACCGAATAAAGTGATCAGGGCCATGAAGGAGTTCTCCAAACCTCAATATCAAGTTGATGTGTTGAAAGTTGAAGTTCCGATAGATATGAACTTTGTGGAAGGTTATGCAGAAGGCGAAACTGTTTATAGTAAAGAAGAAGCTGCCTTTCTTTTCAAAGAACAGAGTGAAGCAACAGAACTGCCGTTTATTTTCTTGAGTGCAGGTGTAAGTGCAAAACTATTCCAAGAAACATTGAAATTTGCCAGAGAATCCGGTTCTACCTTTAACGGTGTGTTATGTGGCCGGGCAACATGGAAAGATGGTGTGGCATCATTTGCTATTAGTGGAGAACAAGCAGGCCGTGCCTGGTTACAAGATACAGGTAAAAGAAATATTGAAGAACTGAATGTAGTATTGAAAGAGACAGCCAGTTCCTGGTTCGAGAAAGTAAAATAA